The Clostridium chauvoei genome has a window encoding:
- a CDS encoding GntR family transcriptional regulator produces MIKIDARSSTPIYEQIIIGIKELILKGIIKPGEKLPSVRELSVMVTVNPNTISKAYGELEKDGAIESLRGRGTFVVEDYKPKHLEEKFKKIKNELKKIMLEAKYLGLKKEDLIKALNECFNDIEGGE; encoded by the coding sequence ATGATAAAAATAGATGCAAGAAGTAGTACACCTATCTATGAACAAATAATAATTGGAATAAAAGAACTTATATTGAAGGGAATTATTAAACCAGGAGAAAAACTTCCTTCAGTGAGAGAATTATCAGTTATGGTCACTGTAAATCCTAATACGATAAGTAAAGCTTATGGAGAGTTGGAAAAAGATGGAGCAATAGAGAGTTTAAGAGGGAGGGGAACCTTTGTGGTAGAAGATTATAAACCTAAACATTTAGAAGAAAAGTTTAAAAAGATTAAAAATGAATTAAAAAAAATAATGTTAGAAGCAAAATATCTAGGTCTTAAAAAAGAAGATTTAATTAAAGCCCTTAATGAGTGTTTTAACGACATAGAGGGAGGAGAATAG